GGCGCTTTCGCGCAAGCCCGCCACCTGGCGCGACCTGTTCGACGGCGTGCTGGCCATCTATCCGCCGGTGATCGACGAACTCGCGCAACGCTTTCCCACGCGCGAGCTGCCATCGCCGGTGGCCGAGGGCAATCTCGATGCGCCGATTTTTGCCAACCGCGCGCAGCCGGTTTCGACGCGCCCGGTCTGGCGCGCGCAGCGCTCCGGCGACACGCTGGTGCTGCAGGCCGGCCAGCTCGATGGCCTGGTGGCGCAGCAGCCGCTGCGCGTGCTGGCCACGATGGAAGACGGCACGCTGCGCAGCGCCGAGGGCCTGCTCTTGCAGGCCTACACCGACAAGGCGCGCATGGCCGTGCCGCCCGCGCTGCGCGAACTGTCCGGCGCCGCGCTCTGGAACATCACGCCGCTTCGCGAACCGGCTGCGGCCGCGCTGCGCGTGCGCGCGGAGCAGGGCCTGCCGCCCGGGCTGAGTCTCGAATACCCCGCCTCAGTCATCGCGGTGGGCGAGGCGGACGATGCCGACGTGCGCTGGAGCGGCACCCGGCTCGAAGTGCTCTCGCCCTCGCTCGGCGCGGGCGCAAGGCCTTTGCCGGCCGATTCCGCGGCGGCCCGCCGGCAGCTCGAAATGCTGGCCCGGCTCAAGTGGCTCAACCAGCTCTACACCATCGCCAGGGATGCGCAGTTCGACGGTTTCGACGCGGTATTCGAAGTGTGGAACGGCGATCGCCTGGTGCGCAGCGGCCCGGCCCGGCAGGCCGGCGCCCGGCTGCTGCCGCTGCACAGCGGCGAACGCGCCGTGCTCAACGTGCGCAACACCACCGGGCGCTCGGTGGACCTCGTCGTCGTCGGCATCGACCCGCAGGGCGGCGCGCGCCAGGTCTACCCCGAGGACTCGGGCGAGAGCAACCGCTTCAAGCGCGGCACGCGCGACGCGCCCTCCGCCAAGCGCTTCGAGCTGCCCTGGTTCAACGCCGAAGGCGGCCGGCTGCTGGTGCTGGCCGCGCCCGCCGTGCCCTACAGCGCGCCGCGCCTGTTCGGCGCGGGCGCGGCCGATGCGGTGTCCCAAGTGCGGGTGCGCGGCGCCCTGCAGCAAGACAGCGAGCGGCAGACCTTTGCCGCGATGGTTCATTGGGCGGGCGACGCTTCGTCCGCCAGGTAACGACAGACAACCGGATTTTTCTCAGGAGATCGACATGAGCTGGACCTACGATGGAAAACTGGACCCCGACGAGGCCCTGCGCCTGCTCGACTATCTGTCGGGCGAATCGGGTAACGACTTCGCGATGATGATCGAGAGCAAGGGCTCGCCGATCGAAGGAGAGTCCAAGCGCACGTACGAAGACGGCAAGCAGCGCATGGACATCGGCGGCTATTCGTACAAGTCCGACGTCGTCATTCCGCCCGGCTCCAGCAAGGGCAAGCTGCGCAACCACGCCTTCATCGTGATCCGCGACTGCGATGCGGCCACGGCCTCCATCGCCAGCCTGCTGAAGAACCAGGACAGCGACCTGAAGGTGACCATCTCGGTCTTCAAGGCCGGTGGCGACAGTTCCAAGGACCAGCAGTCGCACCTCGAATTCGTGCTTGAAGGCGCGCGCGTGAACTGCCACGCCATCGTCACCGGCGGCACGCCCAAGCGGCCCTGCGACCTGATCTTCTTCGACTACACGAAGCTGGAGATCCGTTCGGCGCCGCAGCAGCAGACGGGCGCACGGGGTGCCGTTCGCACCTGCACCTTTGCGGGGAACTGACATGGCCAGCTCCGCCGAACTCCTCAAGTCCGCCGACCCCGTCGCCGCGCTCAAGGCCCTGAGCGACGAGGTGCGCGCCAAGCCCGCCGACAGCAGGCACCGCGTCTTCATGGCGCAGCTGCTGTGCGTGCTGGGCCAGTGGGAACGCGCGCTCAACCAGCTCACCGTCGCGGCCGAGCTCGATGCGCTCGCCGTTCCCATGAAGCAGGTGTACGGCGACGCCGTGCGCTGCGAAGGCCTGCGCGCCGAGGTGTTTGCCGGCACGCGAACGCCCATGGTCTTCGGCCAGCCCGACGAATGGCTGGCGCTGCTCATCGAATCGCTGCTGCGCCAGGGCCGAGGCGAGAGCGAGCTCGCCGAAGACCTTCGCCAGCGGGCCTTCGACGGCGCACCCGCCATCGCCGGCACCATCGACGGCGCGCCCTTCGAATGGCTGGCCGATGCCGACATGCGCCTGGGCCCCGTGCTCGAAGCCTTCGTCAACGGCAAGTACTACTGGATTCCCTACGCCCGGCTCGCGCACATCAAGATCGAGCCGCCCGAGGACCTGCGCGACTGCGTCTGGATGCCCGCGCACCTGCAGTTCGAGAACGGCGGCGAAACGCTGGCGCTCATTCCCACCCGCTACGAAGGTACCGAGAAGAGCGAAGACGGCGAGCTGCTTCTCGCGCGCAAGACCGAGTGGCGCGAACTGCGCCCCGAGGTCTGGGCCGGCTGCGGCCAGCGCGTGCTCGGCAGCGACGCCGGCGAGTACGCGCTCATGGATGTGCGAGAGATCCTCTTCACGCCGGCCGCCTCTGCCGCACCGCAGGACGGCCCCGGCGACGCAGGCGGTTGAACGTGGCCGAACTCACCGCCCAGGAACGCCTGCAGCCGTCGCTGCTCGACCGACTGGTCGACAACGCGCCCACCGAAAAGCGCGAGAGCGACGAGAAGCGCACGCTCACCAAGCAGGCACTGCGCTCGGCTGTGCTGCGCGACCTGAGCTGGCTCTTCAACGCCACCGGCTTCGGGCTTGCCATGGACGACAAGCAATACCCGAACGCCGCGCGCTCGGTCATCAACTACGGATTGCCTATGCTGTCTGGCCAGTTCACCTCGTCGGTGCAGCGTGTCAGCATGGAACAGGCTTTGAAGAACGCAATCCTGCAGTTCGAGCCGCGCATTTTGTCCCGCACTCTCGAAGTTGAACTCGTCATGGAAGGCTCGGCACTCGACTCGCACAACAGCATCGGCCTGCAGATCCGCGGCATGCTGTGGGCGCAGCCCGTGCCCCTCGAGTTCCTGATGCGAAGCCGTGTAGACCTGGAAGAAGGACGCATCGAGATCGTGGACATGGCGCAAAACCCAAGGTAAGTCCGACATGGACCCTCGGCTGCTGAACCTGTATGAACAGGAACTGCGCTACTTCCGCGAGAGCTCCTCGGAGTTCGCGCGCGCCTTTCCGAAGATCGCGCACCGCCTGGGCATCGAGGGCCAGGAGGTCGCCGATCCCTACGTCGAGCGGCTGATCGAGGCCACGGCCTTCCTGTCGGCCCGCGTCAACCTCAAGCTCGATGCCGAATACCCGCGCTTCACGGGCCACCTGCTCGACATCGTCTATCCGAATTTCCTCGCGCCCACGCCGGCGATGGCGGTCGTCTCGTTCTCGCCCGATCTCGACGATGCCAACCTCGCGACCGGGCCGAAGCTGCCGCGCGGCGCCGGGCTGCGCGCGCGCCAGGCCGTGGGGCAGAACACGCATTGCGAGTTCCGCACCTCGAGCGCGCTGCGCATCTGGCCAATCGAGATCCAGCGCGCCCAGTACTTCACCTATGCGCCCGACCTGCCGCTCGGCACGCACCCCCAGTCGCGCGCCATCCGCGGCGGCCTGCGCATTGCGCTGCATGCGACGGCGGGGCTCAACTTCAGCCAGATCGCGCTCGACGACCTGGTGCTGCATCTAGGCGGCGCCGAAGACGTGGCGTGGCAGCTGCAGGAGTGCGCGCTGGGCCAGCCCATCGGCGTGATGGTGCGGCCGCTGTCGCCCACCGGTGCGCTGCAGGGCGCGGCGCAGAGCCTGCCGGCCACCGCGATCCAGCCCGTCGGCTTCGAGGACGATGAAGCGCTGCTGCCGGTCACGGCCACCGGCTTCTCGGGCTTTCGCCTGCTGCAGGAGTACTTCGCGTTTCCGCAGCGCTTCCAGTTCCTGCGCATTGCCGGGCTGCAACCGGTGCTCGCGGCGATGCCGGTCGTCGACGTCGAGCTCGTGCTGCTGTTCTCGCGCGGCGATGCGGCGCTCGAAAAACTGGTGAGCGCCGACAACGTGCAGCTGCACTGCGTGCCGGTGGTCAATCTGTTCAACAAGCGGCTCGACCGCGTGCCGCTGACCGAAGGCGTGAGCCAGTTCCACCTGGTGCCCGACCGCACGCGGCCGCAGGATTTCGAGGTGCACACCGTCACCGAGGTCATCGGCCACGGCGCGCCCGGCGCCGATGCAGCGGCGGCCGAACAGGTGTTCCGCCCCTTCTATTCGGCCTTCCATGGCACGCGGCACAGCCACCCGGCCTACTTCACGACCACGCGCGAGCCGCGGATGCTGTCGGTGCGCCAGCGTACCGAGGGCCATCGCAGCAGCCACATCGGCTCCGAGGTCTACATGCAGATCGTCGATCCGCAGCAGGCGCCGTACGCCGCCACGCTGCGGCAGCTCGCGGTGGCCGCGCTGTGCACCAACCGCGACCTGCCGCTCCTGATGCCACTCGGACGCGACAACGACTTCGACTGCGTCGACTCCTTTCCCGTGCAGCGGGTGCGCATGGTGCGCGGGCCTTCGCGGCCGGTGTCGCCGGTGGTGAGCCAGGGGCTGGGCTGGCGGGTGGTCGATCACCTTGCGCTCAACTACCTGTCGATCTCCGACAGCACGCCGGAACAGGGCGCTGCCGCATTGCGCGAAACGCTGATGCTCTATGCCACGCATGCCGACGAGATGCGCCAGGGCCAGGTGCGCGGGCTGCTCTCGGTCAGAGCGAAGCCCGTGGCGCGCCGCCTGCCGCTCAAGGGACCGATCGCCTTCGGGCGCGGGCTCGAAGTGACGCTCGAGGTCGACAAGGACGCATTCCATGGCCACAGCGTGTTCCTGTTCGGCGCGGTGATGGCGCGCTTTCTCGCGCGCCACGTGGAGGTCAACCACTTCGTCGAGACCGTGCTGCGCGTGGCGGGCAAGGGCGAGACCATGCGATGGAGGCCGCTGTGCGGGACCCGGCAGATTCTGTAGCTGTAGCCGCGCGGGTCGACACCGCATTGCGTGGGTGGTCGGCACAGCCGTGGTCCTACGACTATTTTGCGGTGCTGCGCCGGCTGGAATCGGTGGCCGCGACCACGCCGCGCTGGGGCCGCGCATTGCTGCCGAGCGCGGAGCCGGTGCGCGTGGGGCAGGAGCCGTCGCTTTCGTTCGCGCCGGCCAGCTTCAGCCGCTTCGAGCCGGCCAGCGCGTATTCGCCGCCGCGCCTGCGCCAGCATTTCTTCAGCTATGTGGGCCCCAACGGTCCGCTGCCGGTGCACCTGAGCGACTTCATCCGCGAGCGCAGCCTGAATCATGGCGACCCGACCTGGCTGGCCTTTCTCGACAGCTTTCTGCACCGCTTCTCGCTGCACTTCTATCGCGCATGGGCACAGGCGCGGCCCGCGGTGGCACTCGACCGGCCGGGCGAGGACCGCTTCCGCCTGCAGGTTGGCGCGTTCGTGGGCATCGGCACGCCGGGCCGCATCGAGCGCGACGAGGTGCACGACGATGCCCGCCTTCATTTTTCAGGCTGGCTCGCGCGGCGCGTGCACAACGCCGAGAGCGTGGAGTCGGTGCTGTGCAGCTACTTCGGCGTGCCCGTGAGGCTGGAGCGTTGGGTCGGCCACTGGATGAGCCTGCCCGCCGGCGAGCTCACGCGTCTCGGGCAGGGCGAGAGTTCGCGCTCGATGGGCATGGGCGCCATGCTCGGCACGCGTGCATGGGACCGGCAGCACCGCGTTCGCCTGCACATCGGCCCGCTCACGCTCAAGCAGTACCGCATGTTCCTGCCGATCGGCAATGCGCGGCCGGTGCTGCAGCGCTGGATGCAGCAGCTGCTCGGCGACGAACTCGAATGGGATGCCGAGCTGGTGCTCGAGAAGGCCGAGGTGCCTGCCACGCGCCTTGGACAGAAGCAGGGCAACGCGCCGCGCCTGGGCTGGGTCTCGTGGCTCGGCCAGCGCACGCGCGCGAAGGACGCGGCGGACGTGCGCATCGGCAACAGCTCGATGGCCGCCCGTACCGCTCAGGGCACCGTGGGAGCCGCCGCATGACGACGACGCCCGCGCAACCCCGACACGATGACCCACGCGGCCGCGCTGGCGCAAGCCGCGGCCCTGATCAAGGCGCAGAAGCTGGACGCGGCGGGTGAACT
This genomic window from Variovorax paradoxus contains:
- the tssF gene encoding type VI secretion system baseplate subunit TssF, producing MDPRLLNLYEQELRYFRESSSEFARAFPKIAHRLGIEGQEVADPYVERLIEATAFLSARVNLKLDAEYPRFTGHLLDIVYPNFLAPTPAMAVVSFSPDLDDANLATGPKLPRGAGLRARQAVGQNTHCEFRTSSALRIWPIEIQRAQYFTYAPDLPLGTHPQSRAIRGGLRIALHATAGLNFSQIALDDLVLHLGGAEDVAWQLQECALGQPIGVMVRPLSPTGALQGAAQSLPATAIQPVGFEDDEALLPVTATGFSGFRLLQEYFAFPQRFQFLRIAGLQPVLAAMPVVDVELVLLFSRGDAALEKLVSADNVQLHCVPVVNLFNKRLDRVPLTEGVSQFHLVPDRTRPQDFEVHTVTEVIGHGAPGADAAAAEQVFRPFYSAFHGTRHSHPAYFTTTREPRMLSVRQRTEGHRSSHIGSEVYMQIVDPQQAPYAATLRQLAVAALCTNRDLPLLMPLGRDNDFDCVDSFPVQRVRMVRGPSRPVSPVVSQGLGWRVVDHLALNYLSISDSTPEQGAAALRETLMLYATHADEMRQGQVRGLLSVRAKPVARRLPLKGPIAFGRGLEVTLEVDKDAFHGHSVFLFGAVMARFLARHVEVNHFVETVLRVAGKGETMRWRPLCGTRQIL
- a CDS encoding caspase family protein — protein: MRSRCLRLLLSLALLVFGSAAFATPRALLVGVSELVNQPQALWLQAPRNDVMLMRDALQKQGFAAADITVLADGVSGALLPEAQAIHGALGRLLAQSRSGDFVLLYFSGHGTRLRDSGKRYQEPDGLSENFLARDVRGTLGSDNALTGDLRDADFDAWIQAFLARNVFVASVFDTCSANSMTRSSTADSPLVAEGPADDEVRWRGLRTGQLVGAPGPAASVAMARPAAAEPVPRARYVALFASESHQITPELRLPRKSRSARPQGLLTWAVVEALSRKPATWRDLFDGVLAIYPPVIDELAQRFPTRELPSPVAEGNLDAPIFANRAQPVSTRPVWRAQRSGDTLVLQAGQLDGLVAQQPLRVLATMEDGTLRSAEGLLLQAYTDKARMAVPPALRELSGAALWNITPLREPAAAALRVRAEQGLPPGLSLEYPASVIAVGEADDADVRWSGTRLEVLSPSLGAGARPLPADSAAARRQLEMLARLKWLNQLYTIARDAQFDGFDAVFEVWNGDRLVRSGPARQAGARLLPLHSGERAVLNVRNTTGRSVDLVVVGIDPQGGARQVYPEDSGESNRFKRGTRDAPSAKRFELPWFNAEGGRLLVLAAPAVPYSAPRLFGAGAADAVSQVRVRGALQQDSERQTFAAMVHWAGDASSAR
- a CDS encoding type VI secretion system tube protein Hcp, whose translation is MSWTYDGKLDPDEALRLLDYLSGESGNDFAMMIESKGSPIEGESKRTYEDGKQRMDIGGYSYKSDVVIPPGSSKGKLRNHAFIVIRDCDAATASIASLLKNQDSDLKVTISVFKAGGDSSKDQQSHLEFVLEGARVNCHAIVTGGTPKRPCDLIFFDYTKLEIRSAPQQQTGARGAVRTCTFAGN
- the tssE gene encoding type VI secretion system baseplate subunit TssE — translated: MAELTAQERLQPSLLDRLVDNAPTEKRESDEKRTLTKQALRSAVLRDLSWLFNATGFGLAMDDKQYPNAARSVINYGLPMLSGQFTSSVQRVSMEQALKNAILQFEPRILSRTLEVELVMEGSALDSHNSIGLQIRGMLWAQPVPLEFLMRSRVDLEEGRIEIVDMAQNPR
- the tssG gene encoding type VI secretion system baseplate subunit TssG — its product is MRGWSAQPWSYDYFAVLRRLESVAATTPRWGRALLPSAEPVRVGQEPSLSFAPASFSRFEPASAYSPPRLRQHFFSYVGPNGPLPVHLSDFIRERSLNHGDPTWLAFLDSFLHRFSLHFYRAWAQARPAVALDRPGEDRFRLQVGAFVGIGTPGRIERDEVHDDARLHFSGWLARRVHNAESVESVLCSYFGVPVRLERWVGHWMSLPAGELTRLGQGESSRSMGMGAMLGTRAWDRQHRVRLHIGPLTLKQYRMFLPIGNARPVLQRWMQQLLGDELEWDAELVLEKAEVPATRLGQKQGNAPRLGWVSWLGQRTRAKDAADVRIGNSSMAARTAQGTVGAAA
- a CDS encoding type VI secretion system accessory protein TagJ, which encodes MASSAELLKSADPVAALKALSDEVRAKPADSRHRVFMAQLLCVLGQWERALNQLTVAAELDALAVPMKQVYGDAVRCEGLRAEVFAGTRTPMVFGQPDEWLALLIESLLRQGRGESELAEDLRQRAFDGAPAIAGTIDGAPFEWLADADMRLGPVLEAFVNGKYYWIPYARLAHIKIEPPEDLRDCVWMPAHLQFENGGETLALIPTRYEGTEKSEDGELLLARKTEWRELRPEVWAGCGQRVLGSDAGEYALMDVREILFTPAASAAPQDGPGDAGG